AAAACTGGATCAGGGATCCGCAGTTTGGGGTCCAGGTTGGAAACCATGCTAATTAGCAACTAAGCTCCCAGACTAATTTTAAAGGAAGTTTGTGGGAGTCACGAGAAGAGGGAGTAACCCGAGGATTGATTGGCTGAAAACATTGGTATTTTCACATTTATCTTCAAAAGGCTAATAGTGCTGTCTAGTTCATTTGCTGATTAGTGGATTCTTACTGTAATATTGTGAGCACGGATAAATACAGTGTATGCTTGTGTAAATACTGAAGAATAATGTGGTAATTTGAATGGTTGTGAACATTTGTGGCTGCCCATCCTCATGACTCTGAGATCTGCACGTTTGCTGCTTGTACTGGCTGTTGAAATAGACAGCTGCCAACCTTTCTAAAATAAGACATTCTAGATATATTATTTTTCTATACAAAATTGTCAGCTTCTTCCATAATATGTCTGATTGAAAAATATTGATATTCAATTGCTGTTCTCACATGTCTTATTTTGATAATACAGTAGAGGAGCATATTTGTGAAAGATATTTCTATTTTTAAAATCAGCCAGTTGAATAGTTCTTACCAACTGATTATTTGTATGGGATACACCACtcaaaatgtatttcaattaaacATTCAAACAGTCAAATGTTTATCTGGATTTGTCACAATTGaatatatttgtaataaatgaCAGTATGGTCTTGTGAAGAAccatttaaatgtttattttttaagtaCAAAATGTGGTATGAGAGAACTAGTTCCATAACTACAAATACTCAACCAACAAGTTTAGAACTTGAAAAACGCGTGAGTTTCTAATGCTAAACATCAGATAAACATGATGCTGCTTTGGTTTAAGCGTTACAACAGGCTTCAATAGTCTATAAATGCCTACTAGACATGTTGCAGTGATGACCAAAATAAACTAAATTCAGAGCGATTTAAATCTAATAACACCTGCTTTTCCTTGCGTGAACTAAACCTTTAATTCAATACTGAGTACAAAATGGAATGGTAAATCGATTCCTTCATCATTTTAACCCACCAGTCTATTCAAAATGTCACTGAGGTATTTCATCCACAACAGGTGAGGGAAAATGAATGTCCCTCCACAATGTTCCTGCCAAATTAAACCTTAATAGTACATCACACAGAATAATTCAAAGTTGGAATGAGAGTTACTTTCTGGCTTTCACACAGAGTTCATAATAGTAAATCCATTTCTATTAGCCCTGATTTCTGGAGGCCAGGGTCACGACTGAGGCCAGGTAGGACAGACAATTACATATTGTTACAGCTTGTCCCTTTGAAAATGGCCTTCACAGAAGTAGGAAGAATATTGAGAAAGTGAACAAAGTAATTCCAATTTACAATCCTCAAAACACTGGTTTTCTGTAGAGAAAATACCAGACAAACATtgatcaattttttttttaaaggatgcAATAATTTGAGGATATTTTGttgaatttatatatatatatatataaaatacttAATTACAACATTCCAAGGCATGAACTGTAAAATACAGTCCTAGGCAGGTTTTCAATCACTTTCCACCAAGACCAAAATGCCCTAAACACCAATTTCCAGTCAAGAACCAAAAATATATTATCTATGGAAAAGTTATACGATGCAACTACCTCACAATTGTTAGAAACTGACTACTAGTAATGGCATTTCCTTACTTAAGTACCACGTTGTCCACTTAGAGTCTGGCTGGGTGAGCTACTTGTGCACAGTACAACATCCACAGTACAACTCATACAGTAACAAACTGTTCCTGCATGGCATGGGAGACAGTCCAGAGTCAAAGCTCTAAAATTCAATAGCGCTGTCTATATCCTGTGGACCATCATCTTCTATGGGACAGAGACACAACCGTCGTCCATCCGCCACCACCCTGGAACGCACCTGCAATAGCAGTAGGCTTGAGCATGGTCGGAGTTGAGGACAGAGGACATTGCAGAAAAAGACTGTGTAGCGACTCCAGAGGGGCTACGAGTCTCTCAGCACACTGATCTGGGCAAAGATCTTGAGTGCGGGCCCCAGTTTAATGTTCATTGTGCCCATAAGGTGGTCCTCTTTAAGCAGCAGCAAGGACTGGCCGTCAATCTCCTGGGAGCGGAACTCCTCGGCTATCGCCAGGCAACCTGGGAACAAATCAAACAGCCACTGCATTGCTAGGAAAGAGATTggaagcaagcatttcactgtactgttttacacctgCTGTATCATGTGCAAAATAAACATTAACTTCAACCtctaaataaagtttgatttaattTGGATTTGAACTAAGTTTGTTGGCTGAAGTAGGTGTTTTACTACAGGGCtaaaacaaaagcctgcacatctCCAATAccaaggttggtgaccactgctgtaTGGGGCTGCTACTACACCATTTTGGCTGATATTAAGCATCTGTTGGGGTATGTGGAAAATGTGGCAATGCCAACCTGGCAGGGAGCAGATGAACCCGTAGACGTCCTCCACGTTCCACTTGGCTGGATCGCTGGGCAGGAAGTGATTTGTGAGGTTTTGtccacagccctccatgtgctcgggCCCTCTGTCCACCTGGGGCCTGTGAACACCGGAACTGGCAGCAGACAGGGGGGGCGAAGGAGGACCCTCGTAGCTAGACATGTCCGAACACTGGCTGGACTCCCCGTGAGAGGGGTGGCTGGACGTCAACGATCCACCCCCAGTTTGTTGGCCAGTGGTGGGAGTCTGAAATCACAGGAAGGGTTTAGCTTTTAAGGACAGGTCCTGCTTCAACCTGCCTTGCAAAGAGGGCATCAATGGAAACACATTTTTTAAGTCATACTGCATTTATTCTCTATATTTTGAACAGTGCCATTTCACCCGTTTTTTGGTTTCTGAACTTGAGTTCTGTTGGTTTCCATCCAACATTCTTTGCTTCTTCAGTTTCTCCATGGTGGTTTGTCGATTTGGAAAGAGGCCCATTCGCTTTGTACAGCCAACATTATACCTGCACAAAAATGAAattgtgtgtgggggtggagAATGGACAATGTATCAACAAGTAGCTTGGGTAACCAAGTATGTCAGAAGCTGAGCAAGCCATTTAATTGTGGGTCTACATTTGTCAGAGAAACTAATTATAGGCTAAAGTAAAGAACAAGCCATTTATTTGTTATTTCTGCACATATAAATgctatactactgctactgctatagTTACTACAGCAACAACTGCTGACAAACATGTCATTCAGAAAGCCAGCGTTGTATTATTTAGACCAGGTGTTCCTAAACTTTACCACTCTAGGCCGCCCTTCCAATATTGGAAAAAATCCTGCTTCCACCCTGCAAACACcatgtctatttctatgggcacaagcactgttcatgacaacttgttgatgttgagatttggAAGTTTGAAGGTTATTTAGTGCAATTTTTACACATCGTCATGGGGTGCAAATATcttcttgcaattctatacattttgccaagTCTATAGTGTATTCATGTGGTACTGTATTTGAGTGACAAAAaaagctgacatgggctagttgatctggacatttctgataGAGCTATTTAACTTAACGTATACAATAactaacatgacaagaggaaatGATGCACTAGCCAATTTCAAAATTGcacattctactattacaactttcaagagtaagtttaaAGCTGGCACGCCCCCTACAGTTTGTGAACCACTGCATTAGACCACACCTAAGGAAAATGTTTTACAATGGGAAAAGGAAAGTGGTTTGAATAGTCCCTCCCTGTTGCAGTCTGTATCaatccatttggtgcctaatgaatacacCTCAGATTTCAGTCCCAGCATGTTCTCTACTCAAGCCTTACCGTTTGGCACATACGGTGGAGCAGAACCTCTTGGATCTCTTGAAGTTGTAGGCAAAGTCCACTCTGCCACATAGCTCACACGTCAGGGTGGGCTCCTCCTGCTGCTTCAGCTCTGCCCAGCAAAACAGATACACATCAACGAATGGGAACCAGGGATGCAGTGGTTAAAAATACAGTTGGTATAAACACTGAATACCAGTTGACATGGCAGGCAGTGACTGGCATGGTTACATGGCTCAGACATTTGGCTGATTTAACACGTAAATAAAAAAGGTATACAAGACatttgtacagtatgtgtcaaATATGAAGGCACTTATCAAAGTGCCAAATTGTGCCAACAATGAGACAATGAAATTCCATCTGAAGTGAGATTATGAAGCCAGGTAGCCAGTGACACAATGAGAAACTTGTAGTTCTGGTTTTAGAGTGGGCCAAGCAAGATGTCCTCCTTGGGCTGCACAATAAGGGCAAAATCATTATTATAAAAAATGTAACCAAATATTGCAATTGGGATTTGACTtgctgacgggccacccccaggtggtgaaggtaggaaacaatatCTCCACTTCACTGATGCTTAAGACAGGGGcccctcctcctgtactccctgttcacccatgactgcgtggccaactCAATCCTCAAGTTCAGACGACAACAGTAATAGGCccgattaccaacaatgacgagagcCTACaggggaggtgagggccctggcagagtggtgtcaggaaaataacttctcCCTCAACAAAATTAAAAGTGTAGGAGAAaaacttcaagttcctcagcatacacgTCACGgaaaatctgaaatggtccacacagAGTGTGGTGAAGGCACAATTAGTGccccttcaacctcaggaggctgaggaaATGTGTCTTGGCCCCCCTAAgacactcaaacttctacagaaagacaattgagagcatccggtcaggctgcatcaccacctggtacaagCAACCGCACCGAccgcaaagctctccagagggtggtgcggtctgcccaacgtaTCCCCAGGGACACACTGCCTGCCCTTcaagacacctacagcaccgatgtcacaggatggcccaaaatatcatcaaggacatcaaccacccgggCCACGGCCTATTCACCTGCtaacatccagaaggcaaggtcagtacaagtgcatcaaagctgggacagagactaAAAAAACTGCTtctctctcaaggccatcagacttaaatagccatcactagctggctaccacctggttactcatccctgcaccttagaggctgctgccctatatacattgAATCATTGTACACttcaataatggaacactagtcactttaataaatgtttacatactgctttactcatctcatatgtatacattgtgttctattctactgtattttagtcaatacgtctgacattgctcgtcctaatatttatccATTTCTTAATtactttattttacttttagattgttgtattgttagatactttgcactgttggagctaggaaaacaagcatttccctacacccacaataacatctggtaaatatgtgtatgtgaccaatacttGGGTGAAGTGGAATCATAAAAATAGCCATTTACATTAAAACAAAAAGTAGAATCGTTCTTGTTTGGAACAATGTGTTGACTGCACTTGACCTATAAGAACATCATGCAAACTTATAGTCCTAACAGCAGGGAAGAACTACACTGCTTGAGTGACAGTGGGGAGGGCTTTATATGTGAGAAGCAGCCgcaagaagagggagggagacaaaaAAACAGAGTAAACTAAATATTGCATGCGATATGATCTCTTTCAATATGGATATTGCACATGTCAGTATTGCAATTTTGATGTGAATTTGATTCATTGTGCAGCACTATGTCCTCCAGGCTGGCCCTTTACCTTGGTGTGATAAGTCCTCCATCTCAGAGTCTGTGGTGCTGTTGGAGGAGGTCGTTTTCTCTGAGTCGGAAAGTGTTTGCTGTTTGTGTTTCTTCAGGTTCTCGATCAGCAATGCCAACGGACGTTCCACCTGAAAGGACAGACACTTTAGACATGCTGCTTTACCCCCATAGTAAAATGCTGAACAGTACAGAATGGAAGGTTTAGTCAAATGTTGTCCACTAGAGGGAAGTGCACTCCTTCTCGTGGACAGGGCTAACTGTGTCCTTATGGTTCAGTTGAAAGCCCACCTTACatattgtgtgtgtttctgaacAGCCATGTGCCCAGTGGGTGGAAAGCTTCTTCATTATCCTACTACTTACAGGGAAAGGCTCGGCTCCCTCCTGGATCACAAATCCCTCAATGACGTGGGTGAGGATCTGGGGTTTCACTATTGCCTGGGGCGGTTTGCTCTCGCCATTATGGGGGGTGCTGCCGGTCACCGTGGGCGCATTGTTCCCATTCCCCGAGGTCATGACTGGAAGCGAGCCTGCACCTGGTTGCGCATTCAGCCCCTCAGCGTCTCCCTTACCTGCTGGGAATAATACTATTTGAACGCGAGTAAATACAATTATATATTGATATGTCAAATAACTGAAATCATGCAAGAGTCGGTACTGATGtatacaaaaataaaatagtTCCAAGTGAATGACCACTCATGTCGTTGATTATTCGGTTAACATTTTATACAGTGGATAATATTTTCAGCAGAATATCTGGACCACTTCGTAAATTGTTTGTTTACTTTTCTTCCCACTTAATTCTACACCTAggccaacaaaaaaaaacattagttGTATTTCATACAATGAATGTGTACTGTAACAACTAAATGATATTACGCAATTTGATTATCCCAAATTCGTATTGTTCATCCATTATAACAAAAAGCAAAGGTTTCGTCGACATCTACTTGAAAAGTAAATGTGACCACATTTTAACACTAACTTAAATTGAGAAACCTGCCACAAGAAATTACAAATATAGGGGATCTGATAACTGATTCAAACGCCCCGACAATGGTCAACACGGAGCGAAAGAACACCCTTTTGTTCCAATGCTCCAAACAACCTTTCCTTTCATATCCTCTCTGCCGAGGCAACATGAAGCAAACAAATCATGTgctcaaaaatctcaaattttccGTAGAAATACGCACCCGTTACATCAGTAGAAGTTATATTACACAAGCAATGCAATCATTCCAACGTTTTAACGTGCTTACT
Above is a genomic segment from Oncorhynchus gorbuscha isolate QuinsamMale2020 ecotype Even-year linkage group LG10, OgorEven_v1.0, whole genome shotgun sequence containing:
- the phc2a gene encoding polyhomeotic-like protein 2, whose product is MTSGNGNNAPTVTGSTPHNGESKPPQAIVKPQILTHVIEGFVIQEGAEPFPVERPLALLIENLKKHKQQTLSDSEKTTSSNSTTDSEMEDLSHQELKQQEEPTLTCELCGRVDFAYNFKRSKRFCSTVCAKRYNVGCTKRMGLFPNRQTTMEKLKKQRMLDGNQQNSSSETKKRTPTTGQQTGGGSLTSSHPSHGESSQCSDMSSYEGPPSPPLSAASSGVHRPQVDRGPEHMEGCGQNLTNHFLPSDPAKWNVEDVYGFICSLPGCLAIAEEFRSQEIDGQSLLLLKEDHLMGTMNIKLGPALKIFAQISVLRDS